A single Fluviispira vulneris DNA region contains:
- a CDS encoding transporter substrate-binding domain-containing protein, with product MRNKIVLILLICFLSNASANEKYLILADDGYPPYSFAQKNSIVDGLYFKILSKIFSKMKNFDTTIEAIPWKRGLEEVKDEKAFAIYPAYFRPNDPERNWMDYSDNIYKEKVVIYCNKKILGKGKWPEDFRGLSIGTTHLGILKKSSHKYPRSKEFIKEFNKELSRLKTSGSFEKIVRNYIKNYK from the coding sequence ATGAGAAATAAAATAGTTTTAATTTTACTAATTTGCTTTTTATCAAATGCAAGTGCTAATGAAAAATATTTAATTCTAGCTGATGATGGTTACCCTCCATATTCATTTGCGCAAAAAAATAGTATAGTGGATGGCTTATACTTTAAGATATTAAGTAAAATTTTTTCAAAAATGAAAAACTTCGATACAACAATTGAAGCTATTCCTTGGAAAAGAGGTTTAGAAGAAGTAAAAGATGAAAAAGCATTTGCCATTTATCCTGCATATTTCCGCCCGAATGATCCAGAAAGAAATTGGATGGATTATTCAGATAATATTTATAAGGAAAAAGTTGTCATCTATTGCAATAAAAAAATTTTAGGTAAAGGAAAATGGCCAGAAGATTTCCGTGGTTTGAGCATAGGAACCACTCATTTAGGAATTTTAAAAAAATCTTCTCACAAATATCCAAGGAGTAAAGAGTTTATTAAAGAATTTAATAAGGAATTATCAAGGCTGAAAACTTCAGGATCATTTGAAAAAATTGTTAGAAATTATATTAAAAATTATAAATAA
- a CDS encoding trypsin-like peptidase domain-containing protein, translated as MNSDLKDSKKVANFMKARAKNIVVAGISIAAIFGVASAGILLFKPETFTKISDDLTAQASSNYALPPAQAPIQKEDTEFLKKFKKVFSNVAEESSQALVFIVAEKKVNVPQYDFPDEFFFPFLPPQFKGGPSPRGGGKKQGIETDGGSGFIVDSTNGYIITNNHVIDKADKITVTTKDKKKYKAKIIGTAANVDIAVLKLEDFKPSADIKQVSLANSNEVKVGDWVLALGAPFELEQTVTMGVVSAVQRTSDTLGINGANSFIQTDAAINPGNSGGPLVNLDGQVIGMNTAIYSKNGTSVGIGFSIPSNTIRLVAESIINNGKLTQAYLGVEMYDLNKFGAAAMKEMKIDPNTEGALVMRVVPGSPAAKANLQPYDIIQSVNGEAVKASSDIQRQIIFLKPGSTIKLGVLRNGKKVELKATVTELPSAKNEKVEEAENSEKSGKSLARNFGLTLSAKQTPSGKGVMIAGVQQGSLADRAGIAQGDVIISVNKENVANPKDVEKVLEKAKKANSSVIFLLVERENSQSAIILPLNS; from the coding sequence ATGAATTCCGATTTGAAAGATTCTAAGAAAGTAGCAAATTTTATGAAAGCAAGAGCTAAAAATATTGTCGTAGCAGGCATTTCCATTGCAGCCATATTTGGTGTTGCAAGCGCAGGCATTCTCCTTTTTAAACCAGAAACTTTTACAAAAATAAGCGATGATCTCACAGCACAGGCATCCAGTAATTATGCTCTACCTCCAGCACAAGCCCCTATACAAAAAGAAGACACTGAGTTTTTGAAGAAATTTAAAAAAGTATTTTCGAATGTTGCTGAAGAAAGTAGCCAAGCTCTCGTCTTTATTGTGGCAGAAAAAAAAGTGAACGTTCCACAATATGATTTTCCGGATGAATTCTTTTTCCCATTTTTACCTCCTCAATTTAAAGGCGGGCCCAGTCCCAGAGGAGGTGGCAAAAAACAAGGGATAGAAACTGATGGCGGATCAGGCTTTATCGTAGATTCAACCAACGGATATATAATTACGAATAATCACGTAATCGATAAAGCAGATAAAATCACAGTTACAACCAAAGATAAGAAAAAATATAAAGCAAAAATCATTGGTACAGCTGCAAATGTTGATATTGCCGTTTTAAAACTCGAAGATTTCAAACCTTCCGCAGATATCAAACAAGTGAGCCTTGCAAATTCCAATGAAGTAAAAGTTGGAGATTGGGTTCTCGCATTGGGTGCTCCTTTTGAACTTGAACAAACAGTTACGATGGGTGTTGTCAGTGCAGTGCAAAGAACCAGTGATACTCTCGGTATCAATGGTGCCAATAGCTTTATCCAAACCGACGCAGCGATTAACCCAGGGAACTCTGGAGGCCCACTTGTGAATTTAGACGGTCAAGTGATTGGTATGAACACTGCAATCTATTCGAAAAATGGAACCAGTGTTGGGATTGGCTTTTCTATTCCTTCAAACACAATTCGCCTTGTAGCTGAATCAATCATAAATAATGGTAAATTGACTCAAGCTTATTTAGGCGTAGAAATGTATGACTTAAATAAATTTGGCGCTGCGGCTATGAAGGAAATGAAGATAGATCCCAATACCGAAGGTGCTCTCGTTATGCGCGTCGTGCCTGGCAGTCCAGCAGCCAAAGCAAACTTACAACCTTATGATATTATTCAAAGTGTCAACGGAGAAGCTGTGAAAGCTTCCTCTGACATTCAACGACAAATTATTTTCTTAAAACCAGGTTCCACTATCAAACTCGGCGTTCTTAGAAATGGTAAAAAAGTAGAATTGAAAGCCACTGTGACAGAGTTACCAAGTGCAAAGAATGAAAAAGTCGAAGAAGCAGAAAATTCTGAAAAATCTGGAAAATCTTTGGCTCGCAACTTTGGCCTCACACTTTCAGCAAAACAAACACCATCCGGTAAAGGTGTTATGATTGCCGGCGTTCAACAGGGCAGCTTAGCAGATCGCGCAGGAATTGCTCAAGGTGATGTGATTATCAGCGTGAATAAAGAAAATGTTGCAAATCCAAAAGATGTCGAAAAAGTTTTAGAAAAAGCCAAAAAAGCGAATTCTTCAGTTATTTTCTTGCTCGTTGAAAGAGAAAATTCTCAATCCGCTATTATTCTACCTTTAAATAGTTAA
- a CDS encoding MFS transporter gives MFSQKILASLGRDFYLMQTSAILNGIGARCGQFAVAWWILDKTGSETTFAFFVSIGVLVEVIAKALFGWLGDSFSRQKIISYCYVLSSVASIVLTFLSLKGIYNPFIISACLVGLGLAIGIRVPLQSSITPLLVPAERLNDAIQVRSFVLSSSSFLGPIIAGILLGPLGYANLLILNTFAVILSLILVIMIKTQESSPDKLLQGQNFLLNWFYKTRAGYNAVFQIKSEFYLAIIALTINFSLFPFFFILLPSLIFTGYPKSTWLIAILEGSFSIGLIFGSLGIVNNINKIMGRFKSIFLGILLIALSIVSTGLSAKLFVQSEYGFAILVAPWLFAGGIGLSLLEINSSLVRSLATPDSYRNRVMSTVAFMSGLMMPFGTLIGGFFSKNIGINFSMISLGALIGICAFFVLLNKELLKVFSLKESEMPDAYLRLYPKAFL, from the coding sequence TTGTTCTCACAGAAAATTCTTGCAAGCCTTGGACGTGATTTTTATTTAATGCAGACGAGTGCGATATTAAATGGAATTGGGGCTCGTTGTGGGCAATTTGCTGTTGCATGGTGGATTTTGGATAAGACTGGCAGTGAAACCACCTTTGCTTTTTTTGTCTCTATTGGAGTGTTGGTTGAAGTAATTGCAAAAGCTCTATTTGGTTGGTTAGGTGATTCATTTAGTCGGCAAAAAATAATTTCTTACTGTTACGTTTTAAGTTCTGTCGCTTCAATTGTTCTGACTTTTCTTTCGCTAAAAGGAATTTATAATCCATTTATTATTTCCGCCTGTCTCGTAGGTTTAGGCTTAGCGATAGGTATAAGGGTACCGTTGCAATCAAGTATCACACCTTTGCTTGTACCTGCGGAAAGGTTGAACGATGCTATACAAGTGCGGAGTTTTGTCCTTTCTTCATCATCTTTTTTGGGGCCTATTATAGCAGGAATTCTTTTAGGGCCTCTTGGTTACGCAAATCTTTTAATTCTGAATACCTTCGCAGTCATTCTGTCTCTTATTTTGGTAATTATGATAAAAACTCAAGAATCTTCTCCTGACAAATTACTGCAGGGGCAGAACTTTCTATTGAATTGGTTTTATAAAACTCGTGCAGGATATAATGCTGTCTTTCAGATTAAATCTGAATTTTATTTAGCAATCATTGCGCTTACAATTAACTTTTCATTATTTCCCTTTTTCTTTATTTTGTTACCTAGTCTTATTTTTACAGGTTATCCTAAAAGCACTTGGTTGATAGCTATCTTAGAAGGTTCATTTTCTATAGGGCTTATATTTGGGAGTTTAGGAATTGTTAATAATATCAATAAAATTATGGGGAGATTTAAATCTATATTCTTAGGAATCCTTTTAATTGCATTATCAATAGTTTCAACTGGTCTTTCGGCGAAATTATTTGTCCAATCTGAATATGGTTTCGCCATATTGGTAGCTCCATGGCTTTTTGCAGGTGGTATTGGTCTCTCACTTCTCGAAATTAATTCTTCTTTAGTGAGATCTCTTGCCACACCAGATTCCTATAGAAATAGAGTGATGTCGACTGTTGCCTTTATGTCAGGTCTTATGATGCCCTTTGGTACTTTAATTGGCGGTTTTTTCTCAAAAAATATTGGTATCAATTTTTCTATGATTTCTTTAGGTGCCTTAATTGGAATCTGTGCTTTTTTTGTATTATTAAATAAAGAATTGTTGAAAGTTTTTTCTCTCAAAGAATCGGAAATGCCCGATGCTTATTTGCGTCTATATCCAAAAGCATTTTTATGA
- a CDS encoding N-acetylmuramoyl-L-alanine amidase translates to MKFPVSAICLMATFIISCGKSVNYIEDKSYQIDDKNASRGQNERVSSLIFHYTALPFEESLRVLTAGAVSAHWLVPENGNKIYKLVDENKRAFHAGISTWKSRTNINDTSVGVEIVNLGFVCSDGKTDCSKEKRKWFPYPEEQQTLIVELAKDIQKRFQIDPLCVVAHSDLAVGRKSDPGPLFPWKLLAENGVGSWVTEDEIIKEIQNINTNISSDISRLLVQTRLYEFGYEIKNLNVSDNFVLDKMKKYGYDSKKIKLSDLSALNELNNYGNLHTSNDDIFDSNLTTQAIDAFLMHYLPEEYLSNTIPENKKILATLQALLIKYPNRAKIGCGF, encoded by the coding sequence ATGAAATTCCCTGTAAGTGCAATATGCTTAATGGCTACTTTTATTATAAGTTGTGGAAAATCAGTAAATTATATTGAAGATAAGAGTTATCAAATAGATGATAAAAATGCTTCAAGAGGACAAAATGAGAGAGTGAGTTCTCTTATTTTTCACTATACAGCATTGCCCTTTGAGGAATCTCTTCGAGTTCTTACTGCAGGAGCGGTTAGTGCCCATTGGCTTGTTCCTGAAAATGGAAATAAAATATATAAACTCGTAGACGAGAATAAACGAGCATTTCATGCAGGTATTAGCACATGGAAGAGTAGGACAAATATTAATGATACTTCCGTAGGTGTGGAAATCGTTAATTTAGGTTTTGTGTGCTCGGATGGGAAAACTGATTGTTCTAAAGAGAAGAGAAAATGGTTTCCATATCCAGAGGAACAGCAGACATTAATTGTTGAGCTAGCTAAGGATATTCAAAAACGTTTTCAAATTGATCCTTTGTGTGTTGTAGCTCATTCTGATCTTGCGGTTGGAAGAAAATCGGATCCAGGCCCACTTTTTCCATGGAAATTACTTGCTGAAAATGGTGTTGGATCTTGGGTAACAGAGGATGAAATTATAAAAGAAATTCAAAATATCAATACTAATATTTCCAGTGATATTTCAAGATTGCTTGTCCAAACTAGGTTGTATGAATTTGGATATGAAATTAAAAATTTGAATGTTTCCGACAATTTTGTATTGGATAAAATGAAAAAATATGGATACGATTCAAAAAAAATTAAATTGTCTGATTTGAGTGCGTTAAATGAATTAAATAATTATGGAAATTTGCATACATCAAACGATGATATTTTTGATTCAAATTTAACGACTCAAGCTATTGATGCTTTTTTAATGCACTATTTACCAGAAGAATATTTATCAAATACTATTCCAGAAAATAAAAAAATCCTTGCAACCCTTCAAGCTCTGCTCATTAAATATCCAAACAGAGCAAAAATAGGCTGTGGATTTTAG
- a CDS encoding peptide chain release factor 3 translates to MPFVDKKTLCDEVNRRRTFAIISHPDAGKTTMTEKLLLLGGAIRLAGSVKAKKSKKFATSDWMELEKQRGISVSTSVMNFEYRNYICNLLDTPGHQDFSEDTYRTLAAADAAIMLIDAAKGVEPQTIKLFEVCKLRGIPIFTFVNKLDREARDPLELMHEIESVLGIPTYPMSWPVSSGERFRGIIERETKSLHYFEGRNTTTETAARVIPLTDKEQISSLVPEELLQEALESLEMLEMAGDDFSHEKFLKGELSPVFFGAAMTNFGVRLFLEKFLEMSPPPSAKGSSQGKIDPLSSEFSGFIFKIQANMDPKHRDRIAFLRIVSGVYEAGVNVTIPRLNREIRLTHPQQFFAQDRSTLDRAFAGDVVGIYDPGFFSIGDSLVEGGNFEFEGIPSFAPENFAVVRTTSALKRKQLLKGLVQLCQEGTVQMFVDESRAASDPVLAAVGSLQFDVLLFRLKNEYNVDCALDNLAFKHARWTNASAEEVAEAKSKTDVVTVRDMQGNYLFLFKNDFALSYFQENCPKISLFKSNSTLHGNMMKMSTDLFEE, encoded by the coding sequence GACCGAAAAGCTTTTGCTCCTAGGTGGAGCCATTCGCTTAGCTGGTTCGGTCAAAGCAAAAAAATCTAAAAAATTTGCGACATCCGATTGGATGGAACTTGAAAAACAACGCGGAATTTCTGTTTCAACCAGCGTGATGAATTTCGAATACCGCAATTATATTTGTAACCTACTTGACACACCAGGTCACCAAGATTTCTCAGAAGATACATATAGGACCTTGGCAGCCGCCGATGCTGCAATTATGCTTATCGATGCAGCAAAGGGTGTGGAGCCACAGACGATCAAATTGTTTGAAGTCTGTAAATTGCGTGGCATCCCCATTTTTACCTTTGTAAATAAATTGGACCGAGAAGCTAGGGATCCTCTTGAGCTTATGCACGAGATTGAAAGCGTGCTTGGCATACCCACTTACCCTATGAGCTGGCCTGTTTCATCGGGTGAGCGCTTTCGTGGGATCATTGAAAGAGAAACTAAGTCTTTACATTATTTTGAAGGAAGAAACACAACAACTGAAACGGCTGCGAGAGTGATCCCTCTCACAGACAAAGAGCAAATATCCTCTCTGGTTCCTGAGGAACTTTTGCAAGAAGCACTTGAATCTCTTGAAATGCTCGAAATGGCTGGAGATGACTTTTCCCATGAGAAATTTTTAAAGGGTGAGCTTTCTCCTGTGTTTTTTGGGGCTGCTATGACCAATTTTGGGGTGAGATTGTTTCTTGAAAAATTTCTTGAAATGTCACCTCCTCCATCCGCAAAGGGCAGCAGTCAGGGCAAAATAGATCCGCTTTCTTCCGAATTTAGTGGATTTATCTTTAAGATTCAGGCTAATATGGATCCTAAGCATAGAGATCGTATTGCATTTTTGCGAATTGTCAGTGGCGTCTATGAAGCGGGAGTGAATGTCACTATCCCTCGCTTGAATCGTGAAATTCGACTCACTCATCCTCAACAGTTTTTTGCGCAGGATAGAAGCACCCTTGACAGAGCTTTTGCTGGCGACGTGGTGGGTATCTATGACCCAGGTTTCTTCTCTATTGGAGACTCCTTGGTTGAAGGCGGAAACTTTGAATTTGAAGGTATTCCTTCCTTTGCTCCTGAAAATTTTGCGGTTGTCAGGACTACCAGTGCTTTGAAGCGTAAGCAACTGCTTAAGGGATTGGTTCAACTCTGCCAGGAAGGCACAGTCCAGATGTTTGTGGATGAAAGCCGTGCAGCAAGCGATCCTGTTTTAGCAGCTGTGGGATCCTTGCAATTCGACGTGCTTCTTTTTAGGCTTAAAAATGAATACAATGTCGATTGTGCACTCGATAATCTTGCGTTTAAGCATGCGCGGTGGACCAACGCCAGCGCTGAAGAAGTAGCAGAAGCTAAAAGCAAAACAGATGTTGTGACTGTTCGTGATATGCAGGGGAATTATTTATTTTTATTCAAAAATGATTTTGCTCTTTCTTATTTTCAAGAAAATTGCCCTAAGATTTCTTTATTTAAAAGCAACTCGACTTTGCATGGTAATATGATGAAAATGTCAACAGATTTGTTTGAAGAGTGA